The window TGCATTTCTTCAGATGGTGATGACTTTTTTCCATGATAATGGTTCTCATACATGCTCTAGTTCTTGAAGGCTGTAAATATATTGCATTTGTAGGAGAGAATTTTAGTATCATTTTATAGAAGGCTATGGATTGAAAGGTATATATGTTCACTGTCATGTTCAAAAATCAATACAAGGTATGTAAATAAAAAGTACAGTTCCATATCCAACGATAGAAACACAAAACAGAAATATGTTGCTGAATAATGCAATTAAATACACGAAGAGCATGTTAAATATGCTCATTGAAAGCTTAGCCAGTAAGCTTTTGCTTCAAGTGGCATGTGTGTCACCCTTCCTTGTAAGAGGTCTTGGATTGGAGCCTCTTAGGAACCCAAATTGAAGAGGGATTTCTGATATACTGTCAGgtgttgattttctttgtttatcaCCAAAACTTGCATGTTACAGGCATTGAAGCATTTGCCCAGAGAAAAGATCCAGTTGGCTACAAAATTTGGTTTCGTTACAAGTTCTGATTTTAAAAGTACTACAATCAATGGCAGTCCTGAATATGTTCGTGCAAGTTGTGACGCCAGCCTAAAGCGTCTTGGTGTGGATTACATTGATCTTTACTATCAACACCGAGTTGACACTTCAATACCAATAGAGGAAACTGTATGCTCCTGTTCTTTCCTTTGTTAAGGAACAGTTCAGATTAATGGCATaactgatttatttttaatgtagttCCTATTTGCATTGGCTGGCAGATGGGAGAACTTAAGAAGTTagtgaaagaaggaaaaattaaGTATATTGGATTGTCTGAAGCAAGTCCCGATACAATAAAGAGGGCGCATGCAGTTCATCCCATTAGTGCAGTACAAATGGAATGGTCACTTTGGTCTCGTGACATTGAAGAAGAAATAATCCCACTTTGCAGGTATACATATCATTGGGATTTTCAGCAGAAGCTGATTATCTATGATCTATAATCCACTAATGTTTCTAAACTATAAACAAGTTCTTGTTGAGGTTTGCATGAACCAAGCTAGTATAATTTCCATCAATGCATTGTGAAATTTAAATTCTGTTCTCTctttttgttgtcttttttatttttgttaatctaGCCGAATTCGCTACCATGTCTGACAGCATCTGGCTGTTTGAATTGTGCAGGGATCTTGGAATTGCTGTAGTTCCATATTGCCCTATTGGTCGGGGATTTTTCGGTGGCAGAGGAGTTGTGGAAAGTCTGCCTGCAGACGATAAGCTGGTATGAAGTTTCACACCCACGTACAAAAAGAAATTGTCTGTAATTGCTGCAATTCGGTGTTTTTTAATGCTGCCATTTGCGCAGAAAGCAAACGACTCCCGAAACTTGAACATCATCAGTAATCCAATTCATGCTCTCGTTGCTTATTTGACTCAGAATGCTTTGGTAACTTGTGGCCTACTTGCTGTTGTTTTAGAAATCACATCCAAGGTTCACGGATGAAAATATAGAGAAGAACAAGGTGTTTTATTTTCGAATAGAAAAACTGGCTGCAAAGCGTGGCTGTACTCCCGCTCAGCTTGCCCTTGCTTGGGTTCTCCATCAAGGGGATGATGTTGTACCTATCCCTGGTGAgtcagtttgttttttttatttatgttgttcaGTTCTGCAATTTAAGCTACAGATTTTTTGTAAGTGTATCGAATTTCACAGGTTATGCATTGCTAATCTTTTCCTCAAATTTCCCTAGGTACCTCGAAGATCAAAAATCTAGAAGACAATATTGGATCATTGCAAGTTAAGCTGACAAAAGATGATTTGAAGGAAATCTCTGATGCTGTTCCCGTCAAAGAAGTTGTTGGCCTTAGAAATAAGGATTTCCACCTCACATGGAAGTTTGCTAATACACCACCTAAAACTAGCCAAGTCTCCACTTGATATGTACATGAAAGCAAGGTTTGCTGCAAGATTTCATTTCAACCTAATAAATTCCATCTTGGACTAAATATCAAGGGTGAAAATGTAGCAAAACAATATTTCATAGCCGCATTTTAGTTGTTCAAAATAAACAATGTGGTTGCAAAAATCCTCTCTATGTTTTGTGGTTGTGGAATAGAACAACTTTTCCTGTCTCCAGAAGGAACCTCAATCGAATATTTCTTCACATTTTCAGCAACAGTCTGCAGGAACAAAAGTTCAATACAGCAGGCTTGCATCGGTATCCTGATCACAAATTCACTCTAGTTTCTAGATTATTGAGTTGTTTCTTTTCCCTTGATGAAAGCGAGAGCACGAGACTTGTAGAAAATGACAGATTTTCCTATAAATGGAGTTGATCTAGCTATTTGTGATAATTGCATGGAATGATACTATGTCAGTCGCCACTAATGAGTCAAGCTTCATGGTGGTTTCCAAGGTGTTTAACCAAACACGCTTAGCCTTTACCCCCAGGGAATCTGATAAAATGCGACCCTTTACCCCCTTTCCATTCATCATCTGGTAGGCGCTTTCAAATCTCAACAGGGAGGTTTCTTATGACCTGGCATGGGAAGGAAACAAAATCATTTCTGAAGAGACCCGATTCCAATATGTGGTAGGTTGTGTCTGGCCAGTGAAAGAGTTCTGGATCAGGAATGGTTGGTAGATGGAAGTGCATTTTTCAGAATACGAACAGAGCAATACATTTGTTATGTATCAGGTCCAAGTGAAAgtgataaaagaaaatgacataaTCAATGACCCAGTATGATACTGCTGCCGGCGTACTGACAAGTGACATGACCAATGACACAACAGAAAATATGAAATGCAGTTCATCCCATCACTTCTGTACACATGGAATGGTTCCTGTGGACTCCACTggtattgaagaagaagaaagagtccCACTTTGCAGGTTTCTCCACATTTCACCTGAAGTCCTTTTTCAGATGAGTTAAACATGTCTTCTGCGGATATACTATGAACATAATCGTATTTGTACTGCAGAACTTACTCTCTAAACCTAGTTTAGTGATTTCCCTCTTGAATGCAAATATACGTACTGCAGGGAGCTTGGTACTGTAGTAGTTGTGGAAATTTTACATGCAGATAGTTCTCTGCTATGGAACTCGATAATTTTGCAACCTCATGGGTTACTGCCTTGGTGTAATCTTCTgcattttatggttttttttcttgtcatgagATTATTCAGTTAACCGATGagcatgatattaaaatattttttaatcatgtaatgatttattttatatagttttttttataatgtcatgcttataatataataaacacCTAACAAAATAGCGGAGGGTGGACAGAAAACTAATTATTACTATTTAGTTATACATAGTTTCGAAGTAATACCAGCAAGGCACCAGTGGTCTAGTGGTAGAATAGTACCCTGCCACGGTACAGACCCGGGTTCGATTCCCGGCTGGTGCAATGTTTTTTCCCCAAACTTTGGCTTGCTTTCCAGAGTCAAAACTTTTCTTCGAAGTCCAGACCAAACCTACCACATTGTCATTTATTGTGTTTTGGTAGTTTCTACTTTGCAAGATTGCAGATTTTTGTGGATTTTATAGCATTTCTGTGATTAGAGAGTGTTTGAATTCATGGGACTTGTCCAATGGTTATGGAGGTGCATGGTGATGGTAGCATGGAAAACTCTGGGATGTATGGAGAGGCTTCTTTGGTTTGAGTTCTCAGTAAAGATGCAGACTTTATGTCCAGACAGCACAAATCATTGCTCTAATTAACTGGGTTTTGACTGTGAAGTAATTATCTTCAAAGACtttgtaacattttttttatattatcgaACAGTTTGAGTTgaatttataagatttataGAGGCAAGTTGCTCAATGTATATGTGTCCGTTCAATTTGTTGAAGTGAAGTCCATTGTGATGTGCACCAAATTGAGTGTCTGGCATTTGTTGTGTAATCAGTAATCACACACTGATTATGTGAAGTGCAGATTTGAAGGGAAAATCATGGCTTCTGCATATAGGTAACAAAAGATTGTTTAAAAATGAACTGGGAATTGTCATTCTACTTCAAAATTAGCATGAACTTCATCGAAATCCAAGATTCTgagcttttgttttctttatgtaAGAGCATTAAACACTCCATCTTGGTGTTCTTCCTGTTTATTTGTGTATGGTATGCTAAACAGGTCTCAAAGTTGGGTTTTGAATGCATGGGCTTAGCTGGAGTTTACAACTCTCCTATCTCTGACGAGGATGGAATCTCAGTATTGAAGGATGATTTCAATAAGGGTATCACTTTTTGATACAGCAGATGTATATTGAGCTACCAAATCATTCAGTTTAATTGGATAAGATTTGAACAAGTTGGTCGAAAGTATCCTGAATTGTGGTCCAAATATACTGAAAACAGTCTTTCTTCCGATAAATCTGtttgtttcaaaaataaattgttaattatGCCTTTATAGTTTGGGAAATCCTTCTGGTTGTTTGAATAAATAGCGTTGATTCCAATATAATTTTGAGAAATCCTTTCAAAGAATTTTAAACAACTCAAAAAAGCGAAGGTTTTTTACTGTCATAACAGCTCCCATTGTGAAGTCAGGTTGAAGAGGAACTCTGTACTTTGGTTTGCAAACACCGAGCCTGAGAAACTATTGGCAGTTTGGTTGGCCAACGGAAATATCATGGTGGCATGATAGCTTGGCTTTAAGAAATATGCTAATCAAACTGTAGCCAAACGGCATTGAATGCAGAACAATCCCTCGAAGAAGTCTCTGCAGTTGGCAGTTCATCAGCCTGTTCTGCATTGTTTTCGTTTACAGCAGAAATTCCTATATACCGCAGTTAAGACAttgttgtattattttgatattcctCAGCGTTGGCTTTTCCAGGGACCACTCGGATCAAAAACCTAGATGAGAACATTGGCTCCTTGAATGTGAAACCTTCAGAAGAGGAACTAACAGGAATTTCTAATGTGAACCTATTGAAGAGGTAGCGGGTGATTCAACCTATGTTAGCTTGTGTCTTTTGTCATGAAGTTTGCCAACACGCCTCCAAAAGATAGCAAGGTTTCAACATAAAACATTTCCACTGTACTGGGATGCAAAACATCTATGGATAATTGAACAATAACTCCTGTATGATCACTGCATTGACTTGCGGACTTGTATGGTTACTGTTAAACACTGTTTGTTTGATGTTTGCGTCTGGTCGAGTGTTGACTAGGAGGTTGCTGTCTGGTTTCAAACTTCATTGAAAATCTATAGCTACTAGCTACCACAGTACCACAccttttgtcttttatttatttattttttcgttGAGGGCGTTAGAGAGAAATCAATAATGCAAATGACGTTGCTTAATCTTGTCATACAGAATACAGACCACAGATAATACACAAGGCTTATAgcttacaagttttttttttttggtgaaatatAGCTTACAAGTTGAATTGTTAGCAACAGCTCTTGTTCCACCCACCCCCTGGTAGGGTTTGGCATCTGCATCCCGTTAAGGGCTTAGCATAAAGATGATGCATGGAAAGCAAAAGACTCAGGCTATGCTATCCTTGCTCTACATAAGCTTACTATCTACCACTGATCAGCATTGTTGGTTGTAGACGCTGGATAGCTTGATCCTCGCATAATTGAGGCATCTCCTCCTCAGGCAAGGTCACAATCACTGTCCTTGCAAGGTCTTCTTCTACTGAAGGCAGCACCACAATCAGACCTTCACCCACCACATTGCCAAAATGACATGCCACATGAACCGGCTTTTCATCACTCTTAAAACTCGCCGACGACATCAGAGATTTATTCCCTATGATCATGTGCTCCATGCTAACACAAGTTAGCTCAGGACCATACATTCTAAAAGGTGGTGCATGCTTCCCTCCCTCTTCCTTCTGTGATTCAAGCCAATCTACAGCATACCAAACCTCCTCTGTCTCGACACCTGACACATGGCGATGCACCAACTCAACCACATGTCCTAACTTACCGTAGTCCATTTCTTCCTCATTTAGTGTTAGCATTGAGAAATGCAATGCATTTCCAAAGTAACCAAGAGGGATCGGTGGCTGCACGAGCCTTCTAAAGTCTAAACAAACTGAGAGGGAACATTTGTTGTCATGTTTTGGAGCCTTTAGAAGCACAAGACGTGTCCAGAAGAGTGCAGCTAGCAAATCAAATGGGGTGGCTTGAGGACATTGATCATGCACTTCATTAAGGCATTTATTGATCGCTGAATTAGAGAACCTGAACGTAGCTGTGACCATTTTCACCGAGGGAGCTCGTGCATTGGCCTTATTTGCATAGTAATTGGTTGATTTACCGCTAGTATCAGGAACTTGTTGGTGATGGAGCGGGGTTGAGTTGAACAGGGGTGGGTGCTCAATCGGCTCCTGGCGGTGACTCTCAATCCATGATTTGAAGAACAGAGTTACTGAAGTTGGGTCTGCATTCATGTGTGTACAACTTAGTCCAAAGGCTACACCTCCTCCTTCAAATTCATTTACCTGGATAACCAAAAGTCAAACGTTGTGGTGTCAACAAACACAAGTGCCTTAGAAAACTAACAATGAGATCCTGATTTTCAATCCTGAATTAGAGTTTAAGAACATAATTTTTCAAGAAGCTAAACATTCTccccttaaaaaagaaaaggtaaactTCGGTTATCGAAGTTAGAAAGCCAAACATGAAAATGTGATAAATTCCAACTAGCTGGCTCCAGGTTCAGTACCAAAGACAAGAAGGTAGGCTGTCCAACCACCAAGCTGTATGAGAGATATGTTTCAGTCTGAGAGTTAATTTTCATTGAGTGGACAAACTATCATTAATGGAATGAAGGGCCCCTACCTAACCTGAAAGACTACCAGCCACACACTTGAAATAGAAATCAATGAAACTTTCCTGTCTGTACCATATGCTTCGAGCAATGACCACAAGAACCATGCGATGAGCTTGTTTCTCTTCTGTCAAAATCTATTTGCCCATTTGGCATTGAATACTTTTCTACCCACATCAATTTTGTGTTAGAAATAAGTGAGGGACAAGGTAGGAAGGAACTCTTATATTATTTACTCTTAAACGAGAGGAAGTTCATGTAGACTTGGACTTAGAATGCAATACTAGAACACATATATTTATACTAGTCTAGaataaatcaagatttaaaagaataaacacATCTTTAATAGTTATATGCACCTAGAAGAACTAAAAGAACACTttgacttcaaaattaattccgaCACCCcctcttaattttaaaagtctAAGAACTCTtgaaatttggattttgatggAGAATAGTGTTGTTGCACCTTTCTCATTTCTTGTTTATgatgaaaaattcaaatatcactttcattacttttttttaccGTCACATTGTTGTCATAATTTTATGGAACTTACATCTTCCTTTTGAAAAGATCTCTCATGCATCTGTCTTAGCCTCTCCTTTCATCATGGGTACGTAATGACATCTGATTGTCATATCTTCAATCTTTCTTTAGTTAGCAATTGTATTTGCTTAAACATGGCTCATCTAAGCCAGTTTTCTCCTCTTGTGACTACTGTCATATTTCTCTAGCCAATCATCTCTTTTTCAAGATTTCGCTTTTTAAGTGGTTATTCTATTTTATCTCACTCTTTACCAGGATGATATCTTCTTCTTATCATGGCTCCTTGGCCATTTTCCATCTTCTTCTATAGGAAAAGctctcttttcttattcatgtgTGGTATCTCTAGTATCACATCTCATCTCTTGTACAAGAAATTGCCAGCTTGCACTGAGCCTGTTTTTTAGACTTCCGCTATTTTTCTCGATGCAAGGTTTCAGTTCACTTGTTAGGTTATATCACCTCgcccctctatttttttttccaatatcaCTCATCCATCCACTCTATTTTGCTCCATTTTCTCTTTAGATATCTCTTGTTTATCCACTCTATTTTACGGAGAAGGGAAGCAtggtaaaaaacaatttcatttatataatattattttttaaaaagagaaagtcTCATactcaacatatatatttatactatttaaaataattcaagagaattaaaaggataaatgcatctttaataattataaatttagaaaataaatcatgaaaaaactaaaagaataattagacttcaaaattaattgcaaCATGTTGAATAATGCAAGTAAACATGAATATTCTTCCTTTTCGGATGCTAATCCTTCATCataaccaaagaaaaaacacaaagaaagaaagaaagaagttattttcttttaaaaaaagaaagaaacaatattCATGAATTTCTATTTAGAATATAGATTTAGATTAAATGAAGCATATATAGCATGGAGATGGGGCAACCAAAGTGAGAACTTCAGGCAGCAAGAAaatcatagtatttttttataaagaagaagtaaagaacatgaagaatccaagaacATATCAACACTCAAAGAATATAAATACCTGGATACGAAAGGGTGACCATGTACTAGGATCTTCAGGCATTTCCTCCCAAACCGTGAGATCTTTCTCCTCCGAGACATCAGCTGATCTCAACCATTCATCAATTGTGACTCCAACATTTGCCCTCAAAATTCTAACACCAGCATCATTACACTTCACTTCCCAATTACCCGACTCCCCTCGGGTCAACCGACCCGCAACTTGTGGATACAAAGAAAGAACCTCCGACAAAGACACCCTTAAAGGGTCCACGTCAAAAATCCCAAATGGGTTTTTCTTGTAGTAAAAAACTAAGTGTAATGTGTGGAGAGCCATTGCATGGTCAAGCGCTGATAATGGATGGGTCTGACCCGGCCCGACTGGCTTGCTGGAGACTGCTGTTAACATTGAATGGACACTAACCCTACTGTTTATGTTCGCCATTTTTCACTCCAAGCTGTATGTGTGTGATTTtcctgaagaagaagaagaaggtagCAAATTTGAAgcgcgctctctctctctctctctctctctgtatagATATAGACATGTGTATGAGAAAAAGTGTTAGGAGAGGTGGTTGGAAGCGCAGCTATGTTGGGTTGTCAGAATTTAAGAGGAGGGAACTGTTCTCTGTTGGGTATCATTTAAGAGGCGGTGGCAAGTAGTGggaattcaattataataatagttcATAACTTCATATGGCAGCACATAACTTAGGTGAGAAATTAGATGTGAAGCACAAAGTACAGAGGTCATGAGACGACGACCTCAACAAGCCATCAACAATCAACTTAAAGAGGACGACGACCAAAAGGCTTTGAGCTGCATCTTTCTTCGGTGATTCTAACAACTTCTAGCATAAGACGACCAatcattagcaaaaaaaaaaattacaagagaaGAAAGAGTTTTTGCTacatctttcttttatttttgaaatagtattttgttagtttttttttaatttctttccttttcttagtattatatttatttttattaagttattttatttttatgataaaaattgaGGGTTTGACGGATTAatctaattaacttaatttttttaattatattctttaatATGGTGATGATCAAGAACTaagctttatatttattttgtatgttttatattagattatttCAGCCTCGTGATCCAAGAATAgtgtttaacgagttaacccgaattgactcaagttattttttatattctctttttaattatttttttatttcatcattcaacattgaattgattaaaaattcagtttcataatctgttttgattttctttatatagaGATATCTTGGTCTTATTATTAGGGTTGCGAATTTCGGCATTTTAACCCagttaaaaatcaagttttttttttttttttctaaaaggttATCTCAGTTCTTAACCTGGATAACAGGTCATTCAACAttgcatttgatttttattgagttatttatctcaatcttatgatCCTTATCTCAGTCTCTTAACTCAGATCACAGGTCATTCAacattacatttaatttttattgggttatctaTCTCAATCTTATGACCCGGATCACaggtccttcaacattggatttgatttttattgggttgtctCTGTCTTAAGGCCTAGGTTatgggtttgacgggttaatccaATTgacttagctttttttttttaactttttaattgaatttttttttcaatttcatcatttaatattgattttgattagGAATTATACattgtgatttattttagtttgctttttattaggttatcatgatctcataaccCGAGAATAGTGCTTCACAAGATAACCCAGGTTAacttgacttattttttgtgttattttttaattaattttatcattcaacattagatcTAACAGgtcgattgagaattgaacttcttaatttgttttgatttgctttatatagagttatctcagtctcatgactaGAGTCacaaatttaacatgttaacacaagttaaattatattatttttttattttttatgaggttatattgatctcatgacccgagttataGGTTTAATGAATTGACtcgaattgttttttatgtcctctttttaattgattttttaaaatttatccttcaacattgaattgattgagaaataaactttataatttgttttgatttactttttatgagattatctcggTCTTATGACCCGGGTCAatggtttaaaaagttaactcgagtcattttttggctttttttaattattttttttcaattttatcctttaacattggttaattgaaaattaggctttataacatgttttattAGCTTTATATAGGATTATTATAGTCTCATAACTCGGGTCAtagatttaacatgttaatccAGCTTGACTTAAAtcaatcaagttatttttagaCTCATGAAGTCAATTAGATCAATTTTCacatagtttaatttatttttttactaaaaaaaatattaataatatattaataatatttaaatatttttatttttatgttcaagCAAAATTTAACGGCTCAATTATCTAtttcaaactaataattttaaaattaacccaaaTATTATCTGTGCAGTTCAGCAGAATGACAAACTAGTGGCGCATGCTTAATGTCAGCCAATGATGCCCTCAGAACGCGACCCTGTGGATAGCTATGGATTCAATTCTCTATTGATAACCATCTGGTGCCAAGTGTGAGGTTTCTCTCTACACTTACTTTGTAGTTCTCGCATCTTATTTCTTGTACATGTTCATTGcaaatttatactttatttgctttaatgatttattatcaatgaaaaaaatgtgaaatttgcatttttcttcaACTCCAGAAGGAGGAGAGATTGAAACCAATGGAGGGGAAATTGTCTGAAAAGGGCTGCTTCTTGTCCGTTCAAGCTCCAAGCAACTTAAATATTACTTGCTAGTAACTCTCATGTTTGCTCAGTTGCATTGAACCAATGGAAGTTCCCATGGATCCTTGATACTAATGTACCAAGCAACTAGGCAACGCTTGCCTGGCACAAGGAACCATTAGCCTACCAACATACAGGGATGTGATTACAAGTTAACAACAACGTTCTACTCAAAATGGTCGCGACAAGATTATTAACGAGTAGAATCAATCATTATGGTTTTCCGACCAACAAACATATTCACAGCTAAAATGACCTGTTGTACCAAGCTGACAGTGGGTGCAAACTGATATCGAGTTTATGTTCAATTCAATGAGATCTATAACTGAATTCATTCACTTTCAAAAATGATAAGCTAATCTGGAATGGAATGGGATTCTATGATAAACCAGGAAAATGAGAGAAAGAAACAGCTTAAGAAGCCAGGTATCACAACATTGATTCAACATGGGCTTCACGCAGAGCATAACATTCAATGCATATCAGCAGATTTTAAAACTCGTTAGATTTCCAGGAGATCATAAAACTAACTTTCAAGACCCGAAGCGTTTTATACTGGATAAATAAtgggaaaatagaaaaaacatacaAGATTTTAGCAATGCTTTCAAAGCATCTTCATTCCTTTTTCCTCAAGTTTGGTATTAGTGATCCTCAATCTTCTTCAGACTCTTCATGTCTGTTGTTTCCACCCTGCAACAACACAAAAAAGCTCACCAAATTCACGCGGGGCACCGGAGCATGTAACATTTATAACAAGGACATCAAAGGTTAGATGAATAGATGCtgacaaaaatgaaattttaaaggttGTGTATTCTTTAGGaagatagtttttaattttcatattcaCTTTTCAACTTTATTCTAAATTTGTCTCTCCAACAAACTGTgtttactaacaaatacttttcaaccataaaaaacaaGGACGTTGTTTGACTtgtcttttaaaatttgataaagagATTAAATAACAACCAAACCAAACAAGGGCCCTTGATTTCTAAGTAGATAATTTGGAAAACAACTGTTTTGTTATTCCAGCTttgtagaaattaaaaaagaaaattaacatgtgttACAATAAAATACAGtgatcaaatatgtttttctgAAGTTTTCTGCTTCCTAGAAAATGTTTCTAAAGAACTGGAAATTCTCCACAAGTAAACACAACCGAAGTGTTTCCTTCATTGCTAAGCACATCATTCATTCCAAAGCATGTGGAATTTCATAAGAAATACTTGGCGAAAAAAGACACGCTCTTCGTTCATAAACTTGTTCACTAACAATCAAGACCTAAATAGATGGGAATCAAACCATGAAAGCGAAAGGAATTGTCCAGTGCACATGCAACAGATCATATTTAGACAGCTCAATACACCTTCCAGAAGCTAAATACTAATCTTATCAGACAAATCAAGAGAATAAAATAATGTAACTCATTCTTGCCAATGCTACAACAACAGACTCAGAAGTAGCTCCAAATTAATAAGAAACAACTAAGATGGTAATGATAATCTAAACTCTAAATAACTCTTGGTTGATAGAAAATCATTCATACAAACATTATGTTAATCTACAGAACCGAAAATTCCAAGCAGGAGTAAATGACATGATCCTCTGATCTCTAAGAGTTTGAAGTGCATTAGGAGTAATGCAAAACTTCACTGCATCTAGAAAATATGAATCCACAGCCTATCAATTGCATAGAAAATGCATGAATATAAGCAGAGTTATTTGAGAATACCatctaaatttcaaatttcaccATTTTGGCAGTTCTTCTAGCCACATGATTATCTCAATGTTACAGTTTTTACAAAATGTAAGATCAAATAGAGTTGTAAGCTAAGCAGTCAGCACTCAATATGAAAACAATGCTTCCAATGTGTCCAAGCCATAAGACAAAGAATATGTTAATGACTAGTTCACTAGATAAGAGCTCAAGTAAGTTAATGCCACAGGTATTTCATAAAAGTAGAGATAGAAACTTACGTTGTTCCGAACAAAGCAATCTTTTGAACTTTTGTGATCTCCGAATCTAATTGATTATCCTCGATAAATATTGTCAAGCtgatcaaaattttaaagtaaGATTTAGAGcccatttgtttttgcttttcaaaagcttttttgaaaaaaattgaaatttttttattttttttctttacttcaatttatttatttttttatgtttttagatcgttttgatgtgctaatgtcaaaaataaattttaaaaaataaaaaaaatattattttgatgcatttccaagcaaaaaacattttgaaaagcaatcagtACCACACTACTAAACTGCCTCTTACTGCTGCAACAGAGCATGACAAGAAAGGAAGTGCATAAATGCAAAAACTTTAAGCATACCTACTAACATTCTGAAACTTGACATATTTCAACACCACAGGTTTTCCCTACAAAAGGGTAAATGAAACATAATGGTA is drawn from Populus nigra chromosome 5, ddPopNigr1.1, whole genome shotgun sequence and contains these coding sequences:
- the LOC133695426 gene encoding probable aldo-keto reductase 1 isoform X2, coding for MAEEQRVTIPRVKLGRQGLEVSKLGFGCTGLSGIYKAPPPEEALKHLPREKIQLATKFGFVTSSDFKSTTINGSPEYVRASCDASLKRLGVDYIDLYYQHRVDTSIPIEETMGELKKLVKEGKIKYIGLSEASPDTIKRAHAVHPISAVQMEWSLWSRDIEEEIIPLCRDLGIAVVPYCPIGRGFFGGRGVVESLPADDKLKSHPRFTDENIEKNKVFYFRIEKLAAKRGCTPAQLALAWVLHQGDDVVPIPGTSKIKNLEDNIGSLQVKLTKDDLKEISDAVPVKEVVGLRNKDFHLTWKFANTPPKTSQVST
- the LOC133695265 gene encoding protein ECERIFERUM 26-like, producing the protein MANINSRVSVHSMLTAVSSKPVGPGQTHPLSALDHAMALHTLHLVFYYKKNPFGIFDVDPLRVSLSEVLSLYPQVAGRLTRGESGNWEVKCNDAGVRILRANVGVTIDEWLRSADVSEEKDLTVWEEMPEDPSTWSPFRIQVNEFEGGGVAFGLSCTHMNADPTSVTLFFKSWIESHRQEPIEHPPLFNSTPLHHQQVPDTSGKSTNYYANKANARAPSVKMVTATFRFSNSAINKCLNEVHDQCPQATPFDLLAALFWTRLVLLKAPKHDNKCSLSVCLDFRRLVQPPIPLGYFGNALHFSMLTLNEEEMDYGKLGHVVELVHRHVSGVETEEVWYAVDWLESQKEEGGKHAPPFRMYGPELTCVSMEHMIIGNKSLMSSASFKSDEKPVHVACHFGNVVGEGLIVVLPSVEEDLARTVIVTLPEEEMPQLCEDQAIQRLQPTMLISGR
- the LOC133695426 gene encoding probable aldo-keto reductase 1 isoform X1, with the translated sequence MAEEQRVTIPRVKLGRQGLEVSKLGFGCTGLSGIYKAPPPEEVSISIIKYAFNKGITFFDTSDAYGPHTNEILIGKALKHLPREKIQLATKFGFVTSSDFKSTTINGSPEYVRASCDASLKRLGVDYIDLYYQHRVDTSIPIEETMGELKKLVKEGKIKYIGLSEASPDTIKRAHAVHPISAVQMEWSLWSRDIEEEIIPLCRDLGIAVVPYCPIGRGFFGGRGVVESLPADDKLKSHPRFTDENIEKNKVFYFRIEKLAAKRGCTPAQLALAWVLHQGDDVVPIPGTSKIKNLEDNIGSLQVKLTKDDLKEISDAVPVKEVVGLRNKDFHLTWKFANTPPKTSQVST
- the LOC133695426 gene encoding probable aldo-keto reductase 1 isoform X3: MAEEQRVTIPRVKLGRQGLEALKHLPREKIQLATKFGFVTSSDFKSTTINGSPEYVRASCDASLKRLGVDYIDLYYQHRVDTSIPIEETMGELKKLVKEGKIKYIGLSEASPDTIKRAHAVHPISAVQMEWSLWSRDIEEEIIPLCRDLGIAVVPYCPIGRGFFGGRGVVESLPADDKLKSHPRFTDENIEKNKVFYFRIEKLAAKRGCTPAQLALAWVLHQGDDVVPIPGTSKIKNLEDNIGSLQVKLTKDDLKEISDAVPVKEVVGLRNKDFHLTWKFANTPPKTSQVST